One part of the Eucalyptus grandis isolate ANBG69807.140 chromosome 10, ASM1654582v1, whole genome shotgun sequence genome encodes these proteins:
- the LOC104420972 gene encoding protein ENHANCED DISEASE RESISTANCE 4, translating into MTDSAAPKLRLVRCPRCGQVLPESADCPVYRCGGCGTILQAKCRKNDAKDTGSDVHEKSSIPTEKSAYGSEDKQSSSVHNEMMIPSSEDGSVNLNDVGERDTSLCHKPEQAEEAPFCNGDLNNGESGCESGKVDVEENEALKEPCLPATVSSPDEDQSSQLGEKVEGQLKEESLLIPEANSVLEANDGEIDSKNDSSITISGSSSQVTEEGLVEEDILANDAPQLSSGEQKEQLQTNDHIRRAFERMTSKDTFASTEYVDPVSEFSDALGDFSISPTARGSHAYEGSVSSYDPFEDQYHDRDFHKFKYPGEKMNFVPSKEWRNRGKYQVNDSMGRDARLHHPERHFTPPSFSSDMGLYAMKGSRWGQSGMAQPSSHVSPSRYHIRSERDELPPRIPRQPRAGYDHGSPSSQVYPEHDKLKLLKMVYELEDQLKRTCNLDEVASERASAGFNWKEKRSRMYYDSGPLEESDSLGLNMPGYHRRTEPHNSWRSSKIPFSAEMAKRSYQSNHNHLHHFPPDYRRSEPLPPPNIYNRGLYSFHDTRNPYSPYSSCASSPQRYMDYEPSMGDSDTNSNHQRYKIREFSKYNRENHVVKRHLRPKAGGAPLIICNQCSKLLQLPADFLLFKKRCHRLKCGACKAVLKFSVQNQIHVVPYMRDAEAPPPSEAGDYDDSMNRRRYSSTSHANGFPQAEPVSCSDDYGLSICKSCSTEGDPALLAQFHALDDSREEEKRFSLNRYRNRQGIYEPAGCSGQDEISPDAEGLSGKGNSPLHQLMGYCSVSQVFRGPEPADAGASSSSQKKSGSRQFSRKA; encoded by the exons ATGACAGATAGTGCAGCTCCTAAACTTCGGCTTGTTAGGTGTCCGAGATGCGGGCAGGTCCTTCCAGAATCAGCAGATTGTCCGGTATATAGATGTGGTGGATGTGGCACGATTCTTCAAG CAAAATGCCGGAAGAATGATGCCAAGGATACAGGGTCAGATGTCCATGAGAAGAGTAGCATCCCGACAGAGAAATCAGCTTATGGTTCTGAGGATAAACAATCAAGTAGCGTACATAATGAAATGATGATTCCTTCATCGGAAGATGGTTCTGTAAACCTAAATGATGTGGGTGAACGGGACACATCTCTCTGTCATAAACCGGAGCAGGCAGAAGAGGCACCCTTTTGTAACGGTGACCTCAACAATGGGGAGAGCGGATGCGAATCTGGGAAAGTTGACGTGGAGGAAAATGAAGCACTTAAGGAGCCTTGTCTGCCTGCCACAGTTAGTTCTCCTGATGAAGATCAGTCATCTCAACTTGGTGAAAAGGTGGAAGGTCAGCTAAAAGAAGAAAGTTTGCTAATTCCTGAAGCAAACTCTGTGCTAGAAGCAAATGATGGTGAGATTGACTCCAAGAATGACAGCTCGATAACAATATCCGGAAGTAGTTCGCAGGTTACCGAAGAGGGTCTGGTGGAAGAAGACATTTTAGCCAATGACGCCCCACAGTTGTCTTCTGGTGAACAGAAAGAGCAACTTCAGACCAATGATCACATTCGTCGTGCTTTTGAGCGGATGACCTCTAAGGATACATTTGCGAGCACGGAGTATGTTGACCCTGTCTCTGAATTCAGCGATGCATTAGGTGATTTCTCCATATCACCAACTGCGAGAGGCTCTCATGCTTATGAAGGCAGCGTGTCTTCTTATGACCCTTTTGAAGATCAATACCACGACAGGGACTTTCACAAGTTTAAGTATCCTGGagagaaaatgaattttgtgCCTTCCaaagaatggcgaaatagggGCAAGTATCAGGTGAATGACTCGATGGGCAGAGATGCTCGACTTCATCATCCAGAAAGGCACTTTACACcgccttctttttcttcggATATGGGGCTTTATGCCATGAAAGGAAGCAGATGGGGCCAAAGTGGGATGGCGCAACCCTCGAGCCATGTCTCTCCTAGCAGGTACCATATAAGATCAGAAAGAGATGAATTACCACCTAGGATTCCTAGGCAACCGAGAGCTGGCTATGATCATGGAAGTCCATCGAGTCAAGTGTACCCTGAACATGACAAGTTGAAGCTACTGAAGATGGTCTATGAACTGGAGGACCAACTTAAAAGGACATGTAACCTGGATGAGGTGGCTAGCGAAAGGGCTTCTGCGGGTTTCAACTGGAAGGAAAAGCGTAGCCGTATGTACTACGACAGTGGCCCATTGGAGGAGAGTGACTCTCTGGGATTAAACATGCCTGGATATCATAGGAGAACTGAGCCACACAATAGTTGGCGATCCTCAAAAATACCCTTCTCGGCTGAGATGGCCAAAAGAAGTTACCAATCCAACCACAACCATCTGCATCATTTCCCTCCTGACTATCGACGCTCCGAGCCTTTGCCTCCACCTAATATTTACAATAGAGGCCTCTACAGTTTCCACGACACTCGGAATCCCTATAGTCCTTACAGCTCATGTGCCTCGAGTCCTCAGCGTTATATGGACTATGAGCCCTCAATGGGGGATAGTGACACTAACTCCAATCATCAGAGGTATAAGATCCGAGAATTTAGCAAATATAATAGGGAAAATCATGTGGTGAAGAGGCATTTACGTCCTAAAGCTGGTGGCGCCCCACTCATTATTTGCAACCAATGCTCGAAACTGCTGCAACTTCCTGcagattttctgcttttcaAGAAAAGGTGTCATCGACTGAAGTGTGGTGCTTGCAAGGCAGTGCTTAAATTTTCAGTCCAAAACCAAATTCATGTAGTGCCATACATGCGGGATGCCGAAGCGCCTCCACCTAGTGAGGCCGGTGACTATGATGACTCAATGAATAGAAGGAGATATTCCTCTACTTCTCATGCCAATGGTTTTCCACAAGCAGAACCTGTGTCTTGCTCTGATGATTACGGACTTTCCATCTGTAAAAGCTGTTCAACAGAAGGCGATCCTGCTTTATTGGCACAGTTTCATGCTCTGGATGACAgtagagaggaggagaagaggttTTCTCTGAATCGGTACCGAAATAGACAAGGAATCTACGAACCTGCCGGTTGCTCTGGGCAAGATGAAATATCTCCCGATGCCGAGGGGCTGTCCGGTAAAGGAAACTCGCCACTTCATCAGCTTATGGGGTATTGTTCGGTGAGCCAGGTCTTTCGAGGGCCTGAACCAGCAGACGCAGGTGCAAGTTCATCTAGCCAGAAAAAGTCAGGATCTCGACAATTTTCTCGCAAAGCTTAG
- the LOC104420974 gene encoding E3 ubiquitin-protein ligase SHPRH — MGRKKQARPRRSGVIITDGNGEGGSKSDWAEENVGANQKVQKDELDVSDPPFFVDVECNCWALDEHFDISELVLTDLNIGGGFSGFRVENGFYQSSDYSFRFRVCNVNEFVARIKLGHWPLLSAKDVHLELVEKRSAENRENQKVVLSGSFDGPNEGVSGLVHLASLKFMSVRPLEGIAFSEDVTTLRVRVEILKRAFDACESLQDNMRQLWKKSMINVMAWLRPEVMTSEARYGICQSRAVGNDLHPDDRDTTTVNRKDIKFDVSGFYEAIKPSKTDPMLDENIPNLIPKLRPYQRRAAYWMVQNEKGALGSFGTQGTSQLVSPLCMTVGFVDSGLKMFYNPFSGNVAMRSEVFSERVSGGILADEMGLGKTVELLACILSHRWSASKSGACINEESQLRKESQIHIKRLKRERVECICGAVTESYRYTGLWVQCDVCDAWQHSDCVGYSARGKKVKDGSGQQKREKDIEKSRRKKNVPTIVEREGKYVCQLCLELMSVTESPVPSGATLIVCPAPILHQWQTEIIRHTNTDSVKVLVYEGVKNTSFSEEPAVEVDELVSYDIVLTTYDVLKEDLSHDSDRHEGDRRLMRYQKRYPVIPTPLTRIFWWRLCLDEAQMVESNAAAATEMALRLHSKHRWCITGTPIQRRLDDLYGLLKFLKLSPFDVPRWWNEVIRDPYEKRDAGAMEFTHNLFKQIMWRSSKRHVADELHLPPQEECLSWLSFSAIEEHFYQRQHETCVDYARELVESIKADILKREAPGSASSAPSDNLITHVEAAKLLNSLLKLRQACCHPQVGSSGLRSLQHSPMSMEEVLTVLISKTKIEGEEALRRSVVALNGLAGIAIIEENPSHAVSLYKEALDLAMEHSEDFSLDPLLNIHIHHNLTEIVFKASNGSPQLQLNDGQTSGSPGNKTSKRPYFGECNDEYATKRQKLNGIEDDGSISNTPKPPTSTFDMSADALNETNECNAKPSFASNYFSYDHLKTVCETFKQKFLSTFNSKLIIAQLEFKKSYEQVCDTFSEVKNHHSVWWLDVLHHIEQSRDSTNELIRKIGEAVLGSTNNSRSSKIGSSFRSIHGLKYYIQTGLDSLEVSRRAVLDRLLEIDETMDKPRDEDIERVGHCQNCQLNGNGPVCILCELDELFQIYEARLFRLSNARGGIIMSAEEALDLQKKKSALNQFYRTLSQANKNLSSTSRDEEIAGKRDTGEKVVVSKSPSELEVVLGVMRGYSKVHLGKEGKSAATKQLRLLEDMRKEYASARSLCIAQAQVLRAHDEIKMSTSRLRLREDENDKSLDALSLEELPANNVHYSNEKFVSLALLLRIKGKLRYLKGLVQAKQKVSPMEQKSEHSVNAYQEACPICQEKLSIQKMVFQCGHVICCKCLFELSEHKQAQAGESQRRWVMCPTCRQHTEFANIAYADDRQNKLPNSSGLHESQDSRNEASITVQGSYGTKIEAVTRRILWIKSTEPNAKVLVFSSWKDVLDVLEHAFKANSISYARMKGGRKAHTAVGQFRGQNPSVKVNTREHCQDIQVLLLLVQHGANGLNLLEARHVILVEPLLNPAAEAQAISRVHRIGQENKTLVHRFIVKNSVEESIYKLNKSRNSSSFISGNTKNQDQPVLTLKDVESLFAASPANAPPTDVKPVESLMHLPPSMAAAVAAERRLQEQTASHSS; from the exons ATGGGGAGGAAGAAGCAAGCTCGGCCGCGTAGGTCGGGTGTGATTATTACAGACGGTAATGGCGAAGGCGGCAGTAAATCAGATTGGGCTGAGGAAAATGTTGGAGCAAATCAGAAGGTACAGAAGGACGAATTGGATGTGAGTGACCCACCATTTTTTGTCGATGTCGAGTGCAATTGTTGGGCATTGGATGAGCATTTTGATATATCTGAACTCGTATTGACCGACTTGAATATAGGAGGGGGATTTTCGGGTTTTAGAGTAGAAAATGGGTTTTATCAGAGTTCGGATTACTCTTTTAGGTTCAGGGTGTGCAACGTGAATGAGTTTGTGGCTCGAATTAAACTGGGTCATTGGCCTCTATTATCTGCTAAAGATGTACATTTGGAGTTGGTTGAGAAGCGCTCGGCTGAGAACAGGGAGAATCAAAAGGTGGTTTTGTCGGGTTCTTTTGATGGACCAAATGAGGGAGTTTCTGGTCTTGTTCACTTGGCTAGTTTGAAGTTTATGTCAGTCAGGCCACTTGAGGGGATTGCCTTTTCAGAGGACGTGACAACTTTAAGGGTGAGGGTGGAAATTCTCAAGAGggccttcgatgcttgtgagtCACTTCAGGATAATATGAGGCAATTGTGGAAAAAGAGTATGATCAATGTCATGGCTTGGTTGCGACCAGAGGTTATGACTTCAGAGGCCAGATATGGAATTTGTCAATCTAGAGCAGTAGGAAATGATTTGCATCCAGATGACAGGGATACCACCACAGTAAACCGGAAAGACATAAAGTTTGACGTCAGTGGATTTTATGAGGCCATCAAGCCGTCAAA AACGGATCCAATGCTCGATGAAAACATTCCCAACTTAATTCCTAAGCTTCGGCCATATCAACGTCGTGCTGCATACTGGATGGTGCAGAATGAGAAAGGAGCTTTAGGAAGTTTTGGCACCCAGGGAACAAGTCAGTTAGTTTCTCCTCTATGTATGACTGTGGGTTTTGTTGACTCCGGTTTAAAAATGTTCTACAATCCATTCAG TGGTAATGTGGCAATGCGCTCAGAAGTTTTCTCTGAACGTGTATCTGGCGGTATCCTTGCTG ATGAGATGGGTTTAGGAAAGACTGTTGAGCTGCTAGCTTGCATCCTTTCCCACCGTTGGTCAGCATCCAAGAGTGgagcatgcattaatgaggaatCACAGCTGAGAAAAGAGAGTCAAATTCATATTAAAAGATTGAAAAGGGAGCGGGTTGAGTGCATTTGCGGAGCTGTGACTGAAAGTTACCGGTACACAGGACTGTGGGTTCAATGTGACGTGTGTGATGCATGGCAACATTCCGATTGTGTTGGTTATTCAGCTAGAGGGAAAAAGGTGAAGGATGGTAGTGGACaacagaaaagagagaaggacaTTGAGAAGtccagaagaaagaaaaatgttccCACTATTGTAGAGAGGGAGGGAAAATATGTCTGTCAATTGTGCTTGGAATTGATGAGTGTTACTGAATCTCCTGTTCCAAGTGGGGCAACTCTAATTGTGTGTCCGGCTCCTATATTGCATCAATGGCAAACTGAGATTATCAG GCACACAAATACTGATTCTGTGAAAGTGCTGGTTTATGAAGGAGTGAAAAACACATCCTTTTCTGAAGAGCCAGCTGTTGAAGTCGATGAACTTGTTTCCTATGACATTGTACTGACAACATATGATGTCCTGAAAGAGGACCTGTCTCATGACTCTGATAGGCATGAAGGGGATCGCCGCCTTATGAGATACCAGAAGAG GTACCCTGTTATTCCGACTCCACTCACTCGAATCTTCTGGTGGAGGTTATGTTTGGATGAGGCTCAAATGGTGGAGAGTAATGCTGCTGCTGCAACAGAAATGGCATTACGATTACATTCTAAACATCGTTGGTGTATTACTGGCACTCCCATTCAGCGTAGACTGGATGATTTATATGGGCTCTTGAAGTTCCTTAAACTAAGTCCTTTTGATGTCCCTAGATGGTGGAATGAAGTTATACGAGATCCATATGAG AAGAGAGATGCGGGAGCTATGGAATTTACCCACAATTTATTCAAGCAAATTATGTGGCGTTCTTCAAAAAGACACGTTGCTGATGAATTACATCTCCCACCTCAGGAAGAGTGTCTTTCATGGCTTTCTTTCTCAGCTATAGAGGAACACTTCTATCAGAGGCAGCATGAAACTTGTGTGGATTATGCTCGCGAACTTGTTGAGAGTATAAAGGCGGATATTCTCAAAAGGGAAGCTCCAG GTAGTGCATCTTCTGCACCATCTGATAATTTAATCACTCACGTGGAGGCTGCAAAGCTGCTGAACTCACTCCTGAAGCTTCGCCAAGCATGCTGCCATCCTCAAGTAGGAAGTTCTGGACTTCGCTCTCTACAACACTCACCCATGAGCATGGAAGAAGTCCTAACg GTTCTCATTAGTAAGACAAAGATAGAAGGAGAGGAAGCCCTAAGGAGGTCAGTTGTTGCTTTGAATGGGCTTGCTGGTATAGCCATCATAGAGGAAAATCCTTCTCATGCTGTGTCCTTGTACAAAGAGGCCTTGGATTTAGCTATGGAGCACTCAGAAGATTTCAGCTTGGATCCTTTGTTGAATATTCACATCCATCACAATCTTACTGAGATAGTTTTCAAGGCTTCAAATGGATCACCACAACTCCAGCTAAATGATGGACAAACTTCCGGAAGCCCTGGGAACAAGACCTCAAAGAGACCTTATTTTGGAGAATGCAATGATGAATATGCCACAAAGAGGCAAAAGTTGAATGGAATCGAAGATGATGGTTCTATTTCAAATACTCCGAAGCCACCTACGTCCACTTTTGACATGTCGGCGGATGCCTTAAATGAAACAAATGAGTGCAATGCGAAGCCGTCTTTTGCGTCTAATTATTTTAGTTATGATCATCTAAAAACAGTTTGTGAGACCTTCAAGCAAAAATTCCTGTCTACTTTCAATTCAAAGTTGATCATTGCTCAACTGGAATTCAAAAAATCATATGAGCAG GTCTGCGACACATTTAGTGAAGTGAAAAATCACCATTCAGTGTGGTGGTTGGATGTTCTTCATCATATCGAACAGAGTAGGGATTCCACGAATGAGTTAATAAGAAAGATTGGTGAAGCTGTTCTGGGATCTACTAACAATTCGAGGTCATCTAAGATTGGTTCTAG CTTTCGGAGCATCCACGGTCTAAAGTACTATATCCAGACTGGTCTTGATTCGCTGGAAGTGTCTAGGAGAGCTGTACTTGATAGACTCTTAGAGATTGATGAGACAATGGACAAACCAAGGGATGAGGACATAGAGAGAGTAGGACATTGCCAAAACTGCCAGCTTAATGGTAATGGTCCTGTATGCATTCTCTGTGAACTAGATGAACTATTCCAG ATATATGAGGCTCGCCTCTTTCGCCTTAGCAATGCACGTGGAGGGATAATTATGTCTGCTGAGGAGGCATTAGATCTGCAGAAGAAGAAATCTGCACTTAATCAGTTCTATAGGACTTTGTCACAAGCAAATAAGAATTTGTCGTCTACGTCAAGGGATGAGGAGATTGCTGGAAAGAGAGATACTGGCGAGAAAGTAGTG GTTTCTAAGTCTCCCTCTGAGTTGGAGGTTGTGCTTGGAGTTATGCGGGGCTACAGCAAAGTGCATTTGGGGAAAGAGGGTAAATCAGCAGCCACCAAGCAATTACGTCTTCTAGAG GACATGAGGAAGGAGTATGCCTCTGCAAGGTCTTTGTGCATTGCTCAAGCTCAAGTTTTGCGAGCTCATGATGAGATCAAGATGTCAACCTCAAGATTGCGCCTCAGAGAAGATGAGAATGATAAATCTCTTGATGCTCTAAGTCTGGAAGAATTACCTGCGAATAATGTTCATTACTCAAATGAGAAATTCGTATCTTTGGCTTTGTTATTACGTATAAAAGGGAAACTTCGTTATTTGAAG GGTCTGGTGCAAGCAAAGCAGAAGGTTTCCCCTATGGAACAGAAAAGTGAGCACTCAGTGAATGCTTATCAGGAAGCCTGCCCAATTTGCCAAGAAAAATTAAGCATTCAAAAGATGGTTTTTCAATGTGGACATGTCATTTGCTGTAAAT GCTTATTTGAATTGAGTGAACACAAACAAGCTCAGGCTGGAGAGTCTCAGAGAAGATGGGTGATGTGCCCCACCTGTCGACAACATACGGAGTTTGCAAATATTGCTTATGCTGATgatagacaaaataaattgcctaATTCTTCTGGGCTGCATGAATCTCAAGATAGCAGAAATGAAGCTTCTATCACCGTCCAAGGGTCATATGGAACAAAG ATTGAAGCAGTCACAAGGAGAATCTTGTGGATCAAGTCTACTGAGCCAAATGCAAAAGTTCTTGTTTTCTCTAGCTGGAAGGATGTTCTTGATGTGCTGGAGCACGCCTTCAAAGCTAACAGTATCTCTTATGCACGAATGAAAGGAGGGAG GAAAGCGCACACTGCAGTCGGCCAATTCAGAGGACAAAACCCCAGTGTAAAAGTAAATACACGGGAGCATTGCCAAGATATTCAGGTGTTGCTGCTCTTAGTCCAGCATGGGGCCAATGGGCTCAATCTCTTAGAAGCAAGGCATGTGATTTTGGTGGAACCACTACTTAACCCTGCTGCAGAGGCACAGGCAATTAGCCGAGTGCATCGGATTGGGCAAGAAAATAAGACGCTAGTTCACCGTTTCATA GTGAAAAATAGTGTTGAAGAGAGCATCTATAAGCTGAACAAAAGCAGGAATAGCAGTTCATTCATCAGCGGAAATACCAAAAACCAGGATCAGCCTGTCTTGACGCTTAAAGACGTGGAATCCCTTTTTGCAGCATCACCTGCCAACGCACCACCGACTGATGTGAAGCCTGTGGAAAGCCTAATGCATTTGCCGCCTTCCATGGCCGCTGCTGTCGCAGCTGAGAGAAGACTCCAGGAACAGACAGCTTCACATAGCTCCTGA